The Streptomyces sp. NBC_00435 nucleotide sequence TGAGTAATAAGTTTGAGAAAGAGGATCACAGCTACATCCCCGGCGACCGATATGCCAGGGATCTCTCCACCGCTCTGACCAGGGCCTGTCCCGCAGTCCGAGACACGGACACCCTCGCGCCGTCATGACCAAAACGGCTCAGAGTCCTGGCGGGACAGTACTCAAACCGCTGGACGGTCCTCACGCGTCTCACCATTCGGACAAGACGAACCGGCCGGAATTCCCCCGTTCCACCCCCAGACATCCGCTATGCATTACGCCGCGGCATAACAAGAGAGTCACATCATTGGCCTCGGCCCTCCATAACGCCCTGAGACCGGCTTAGAGTCACGGCCAGTCACCGCGACCAGCCGGATTCCTCGCAGTTCGGTTCCCCGCGTTCGACACGGTGCGTCCCACGGGGGACGCAGTGCCAGGAAAGGACTGATCGTGCGTCAGCGTTCTCTCATTGCCGTCACCGCCGCTCTCGCCGCAGGTGCCCTCACTCTCACCGCCTGTGGCTCGCGTGACGACAAGGGCGGCAGCACCGCCGACGGTGGTGACACCACGGTCGTCATCGGCGTCGACGCCCCGCTCACCGGTGACCTCTCGGCCCTGGGCCTCGGCATCAAGAACTCCGCGGACCTCGCCGCCAAGCAGGCCAACGAGAAGAAGTACGTCAAGGGCGTCACCTTCAAGATCCAGGCACTGGACGACCAGGCACAGGCCTCCTCCGGCCAGCAGAACGCCACCAAGCTCACCGCCGACAAGGACGTCCTCGGTGTCGTCGGCCCCCTGAACTCCTCCGTCTCGGAGTCCATGCAGAAGGTCTTCGACGACGCCAAGCTCGTCCAGATCTCCCCGGCCAACACCAGCCCGTCCCTCTCCCAGGGACCGAAGTGGGCCACCGGCGAGAAGGTCCGCACCTACAAGAGCTACTTCCGCACCGCCACCACGGACGCCATCCAGGGCCCGTTCGCGGCGCAGTACCTCTTCAACAAGGCCGGCAAGAAGAACGTCTTCATCATCGACGACAAGAAGACCTACGGCGCGGGCCTCGCAGGCACCTTCAAGGGCGAGTTCACCAAGCTCGGCGGCAAGGTCGTCGGCGAAGGCCACATCGACCCCGAGAGCACCGACTTCGGCGCCATCGTGACCCAGGTCAAGAGCTCCGGCGCCGACGTCGTCTACTACGGCGGCGAGTACCCCGCGGCCGGCCCGCTCAGCAAGCAGATCAAGGCCTCCGGCGCCAACATCCCGCTCATCGGCGGTGACGGCATCTACGACAAGAAGTACGTCGAGCTCGCCGGCGCCGGCGCCGCGGGCGACCTCGCCACCTCGGTCGGCGCCCCGGTCGAGAGCCTGCCCTCCGCCAAGGACTTCGTCGCCAACTACACCAAGGCCGGATACAAGGAGCCCTTCTCCGCCTACGGCGGCTACTCCTACGACTCCGCCTGGGCGATCATCGAGGCCGTCAAGGCCACCGTCGACGCCAACAACGGCAAGCTCCCCGCCGACGCGCGCGCCAAGGTCCTCGCCGCCGTCCAGGGCGTCTCCTTCGACGGCGTGACCGGCAAGGTCTCCTTCGACGAGTTCGGTGACGCGACCAACAAGCAGCTCACCGTCTACAAGGTCGAGGGCACCGAGTGGAAGTCCGTCGAGTCGGGCACCCTCGGCGGCTGATCTCCGCCAGCCGCCCCACCACCCGGTAGCCGGTAGTCCGCTCGAACGGCCGGCCACCGGGAGCACCACCCACAACAGCCACACCCGCCGCGCGGGGCGCGCACAAAAAGCGCCCCGCGCGGTGTCACATCCGTCGAAAGACTCGGAGGACCTGCGGTGCACGAACTGCCGCAACAGCTGGTCAACGGCCTGCTACTGGGATCCATGTACGGGCTAGTCGCCATTGGCTACACGATGGTCTACGGCATCGTCCAGCTCATCAACTTCGCACATGGCGAGATCTTCATGACCGGCGGATTCGGGGCCCTCACGGTCTGGACCATGCTCCCCGGCGGCACCACGATGTGGGTCGCCCTGCCGCTCATGCTCATAGGCGCGATCATCGTCGCCACGCTCATCGCCGTCGGCGCCGAACGATTCGCCTACCGCCCCCTGCGCACCGCTCCCCGCCTCGCCCCGCTCATCACCGCCATCGGCCTCTCCCTCGCCCTCCAGCAGGCGGTATGGGCCTGGTACCCCGGAGCGAAGTCGAAGGTCGTCTTCCCCGAGATCCCCGGCGGCCCCTTCAACATCGGCAGCATCACCATCCAGACCGGTGACGTCTTCCTCCTCCTCGCCGCACCCATCTCCATGGCCATCCTCGGCTTCTTCGTCAAGAAGACCCGCACCGGCCGCGGCATGCAGGCCACCTCGCAGGACCCCGACACCGCCAAGCTCATGGGCATCAACACCGACCGCATCATCACGGTCGCCTTCGCCCTCGGCGCGGCCTTCGCCGCCGTCGGAGCAGTCGCCTACGGCCTCAAGTACGGCGAAGTCAACTTCCGCATGGGCTTCCTGCTCGGCCTCAAGGCCTTCACCGCGGCAGTACTCGGCGGCATCGGCAACATCTACGGCGCCATGATCGGCGGACTCGTCCTCGGTCTCGCCGAAACCCTCACCACCGCCTACGTCGCCGACATCCCCGGCTTCGAACAGCTCGGCGGACAGACCTGGGGCAACACCTGGGCGTTCGTCCTCCTCATCCTCGTCCTCCTCTTCAGGCCACAGGGCCTGCTGGGCGAGCGCGTCGCGGACAGGGCGTGATGACCATGACGACCACCACCACGGACACCACGACCATGAACGCAGAGCCCACCAAGGCCAAGGGGTTCATCCCCCTCCCGGAGAAGACCGGCCGCGCCCTCGCCACCGCGGGCGGCATCCTCACCGCCGTCTCCTGCTTCCTCTCCTGGACCTGGACCTCCGCCTTCCCCGGCGACCTCACCGTCTACGGGTACCCCGGCGGACTCCAGTGGCTCGTCCTCGTCGGCGGCCTCCTGACCACCCTCTTCGGCCTCTCCTCCTACGGGATCAAGGGCCTCCGCTGGCTCACCCCCGCCGGCGCCGACGCGGCGATCAAACTCTCCGCGCTCGCCGCCTTCGCCACCACCGCGTACACGGTCCTCGCCATCGTTCAGCTGAACGGCGTCATCGTCGACCTCGAACCCGGTGCCGGCGTCGCCTTCCTCGTGTCCCTGCTCGCCCTCGTCGGCGCCCTCGCGCTCCCCTTCGAACGCCCCGTCCTCGAAGGACCCGACCCCGACGACAGCAGCTGGGAACAGTCCAAGCACAACGCGCGCAACAAGGTCACCACCGTGAAGGCCGCCTTCACCTCCGGCCCGGCCAAGCCCGCCCGCGCACTCCCCGCCTGGACCGAGATCCTCCTGATCGCCGGCATCCTCGCCATCGGGCTCGCCGTGTTCACCTACGGCATCACCACCCCGTACCAGGAACTCTTCATCGGCTTCCTGATCACCGCGGGCTTCGGCTTCGCCGCCTTCAACAAGGCCGGCATCATGGCCCGCATCTCCACCCTCACCACCCGCCACCGCAACGTCGCCCTCGTCGGCGCCTTCGCAGCGGCGGCAGCCTTCCCCTTCACCCAGTCCGACGACCAGTACGCGACCCTCGGCGTCAACATCCTCATCTTCGCCACCGTCGCACTCGGCCTCAACATCGTCGTCGGCCTCACCGGCCTCCTCGACCTCGGCTACGTCGCCTTCCTCGGCGTCGGCGCCTACACCGCGGCCCTGGTCTCCGGCTCCCCCAACTCCCCCTTCGGAGTACAGCTCCCCTTCTGGGCCGCCATCCTCATCGGCGCCGCCGCCTCCATGGTCTTCGGCGTCCTCATCGGCGCACCCACCCTGCGACTGCGCGGCGACTACCTCGCCATCGTGACGCTCGGCTTCGGTGAGATCTTCCGCATCTCCATGAACAACCTCGACGGCGTCTCCGGCCCCGACATCACCAACGGGCCCAACGGCATCGCCAACATCCCCAACGTCGACCTCTTCGGATTCGACTTCGGCGCCGCGCACAGCATCGGCGGCTTCACCATCGGGCGCTTCGCCAACTACTTCTTCCTGATGCTCCTGATCACCCTCATCGTGGTCATGGTCTTCCGACGCAGCTCGGAATCCCGCATCGGCCGCGCCTGGGTCGCCATCCGCGAAGACGAGACCGCCGCCGAAGCCATGGGCATCAACGGCTTCCGCGTCAAGCTCATCGCCTTCGCCCTCGGCGCCACCCTCGCCGGACTCGCAGGCGCCGTACAGGCCCACGTGAACTACACCGTCACCCCGGACCAGTACGTGTTCGCCAACGCCGTACCCCCGAACTCCGCCTTCCTGCTCGCCGCAGTCGTACTCGGCGGCATGGGAACCATCTCCGGCCCCCTCGTCGGCGGATCGCTCCTCTTCCTGCTCCCCAACAAGCTCCAGGGCCTGGGCGAGTACCAGCTCCTCGCCTTCGGCGTCGCACTCATCATCCTGATGCGCCTGCGCCCCGAAGGACTCATCCCCAACCGGCGCAACCAGCTCGAACTCCACAAGGACATGGAAGCGCCCACCGTCCTCCCCACCACGGTCACCGGTAAGGCAGGGGTCTGACCCATGACGACCACCACCACCGAAACCCCCGCCACCACGGCGGAGACCGTCCTCGACGCACGCGGCGTCACGATGCGCTTCGGCGGCCTCACCGCCGTCAAGAACGTCGACCTGACCGTGCGCAGCGGCGAGATCGTGGGCCTCATCGGCCCCAACGGCGCAGGCAAGACCACCTTCTTCAACTGCCTCACCGGCCTCTACATCCCCACCGAGGGTGAAGTCCGGTACAAGGGCACGGTCCTGCCCCCCAAGTCGTTCAAGGTCACCGAAGCCGGCATCGCCCGCACCTTCCAGAACATCCGTCTCTTCAACAACATGACGGTCCTGGAAAACGTCCTCGTCGGCCGCCACACCCGCACCAAGCAGGGCCTGTGGTCCGCCCTCCTGCGCCTCCCCAGCTTCGGCCGGGAAGAAGAGGCCAGTCGCAAGCGGGCCATGGAACTCCTGGAGTTCATCGGCCTCGAACACAAGGCCGAACACCTCGCCCGCAACCTCCCCTACGGTGAGCAGCGCAAGCTCGAGATCGCCCGCGCCCTGGCCAGCGACCCCGGCCTCATCCTCCTGGACGAGCCCACCGCCGGCATGAACCCGCAGGAGACCCGGACCACCGAAGAACTCATCTTCGCCATCCGGGACAAGGGCATCGCCGTCCTCGTCATCGAGCACGACATGCGCTTCATCTTCAACCTCTGCGACCGCGTCGCCTGCCTCGTCCAGGGCGAAAAGCTCATCGAGGGCACCGCCGCCGAGGTCCAGGGCGACGAACGCGTCATCGCCGCCTACCTCGGCGAACCCTTCGAAGGCGCCCCCGGCGCCGAAGAGGTCGCCGAAGTCGAAGCAGCCGAAGCACACAGCGAGGCCGCGCACGGCGAAGCGACGGACGTCGAGGCGACGGACAGCACGACCAGCGCGACCAGCACGGACGGAGAAGACCGGTGACCGCACTCCTGGAGGTCGAGGACCTCCGCGTCGCCTACGGCAAGATCGAAGCCGTCAAGGGCATCTCGTTCAGCGTCGACGCCGGCCAGATCGTCACCCTCATCGGCACCAACGGCGCCGGCAAGACGACCACTCTGCGCACCCTCTCGGGCCTGATCAAACCGCGCGGCGGCCAGATCAAGTTCCAG carries:
- a CDS encoding ABC transporter ATP-binding protein, with the protein product MTTTTTETPATTAETVLDARGVTMRFGGLTAVKNVDLTVRSGEIVGLIGPNGAGKTTFFNCLTGLYIPTEGEVRYKGTVLPPKSFKVTEAGIARTFQNIRLFNNMTVLENVLVGRHTRTKQGLWSALLRLPSFGREEEASRKRAMELLEFIGLEHKAEHLARNLPYGEQRKLEIARALASDPGLILLDEPTAGMNPQETRTTEELIFAIRDKGIAVLVIEHDMRFIFNLCDRVACLVQGEKLIEGTAAEVQGDERVIAAYLGEPFEGAPGAEEVAEVEAAEAHSEAAHGEATDVEATDSTTSATSTDGEDR
- a CDS encoding branched-chain amino acid ABC transporter permease, producing MHELPQQLVNGLLLGSMYGLVAIGYTMVYGIVQLINFAHGEIFMTGGFGALTVWTMLPGGTTMWVALPLMLIGAIIVATLIAVGAERFAYRPLRTAPRLAPLITAIGLSLALQQAVWAWYPGAKSKVVFPEIPGGPFNIGSITIQTGDVFLLLAAPISMAILGFFVKKTRTGRGMQATSQDPDTAKLMGINTDRIITVAFALGAAFAAVGAVAYGLKYGEVNFRMGFLLGLKAFTAAVLGGIGNIYGAMIGGLVLGLAETLTTAYVADIPGFEQLGGQTWGNTWAFVLLILVLLFRPQGLLGERVADRA
- a CDS encoding branched-chain amino acid ABC transporter permease, with amino-acid sequence MTTTTTDTTTMNAEPTKAKGFIPLPEKTGRALATAGGILTAVSCFLSWTWTSAFPGDLTVYGYPGGLQWLVLVGGLLTTLFGLSSYGIKGLRWLTPAGADAAIKLSALAAFATTAYTVLAIVQLNGVIVDLEPGAGVAFLVSLLALVGALALPFERPVLEGPDPDDSSWEQSKHNARNKVTTVKAAFTSGPAKPARALPAWTEILLIAGILAIGLAVFTYGITTPYQELFIGFLITAGFGFAAFNKAGIMARISTLTTRHRNVALVGAFAAAAAFPFTQSDDQYATLGVNILIFATVALGLNIVVGLTGLLDLGYVAFLGVGAYTAALVSGSPNSPFGVQLPFWAAILIGAAASMVFGVLIGAPTLRLRGDYLAIVTLGFGEIFRISMNNLDGVSGPDITNGPNGIANIPNVDLFGFDFGAAHSIGGFTIGRFANYFFLMLLITLIVVMVFRRSSESRIGRAWVAIREDETAAEAMGINGFRVKLIAFALGATLAGLAGAVQAHVNYTVTPDQYVFANAVPPNSAFLLAAVVLGGMGTISGPLVGGSLLFLLPNKLQGLGEYQLLAFGVALIILMRLRPEGLIPNRRNQLELHKDMEAPTVLPTTVTGKAGV
- a CDS encoding branched-chain amino acid ABC transporter substrate-binding protein, which produces MRQRSLIAVTAALAAGALTLTACGSRDDKGGSTADGGDTTVVIGVDAPLTGDLSALGLGIKNSADLAAKQANEKKYVKGVTFKIQALDDQAQASSGQQNATKLTADKDVLGVVGPLNSSVSESMQKVFDDAKLVQISPANTSPSLSQGPKWATGEKVRTYKSYFRTATTDAIQGPFAAQYLFNKAGKKNVFIIDDKKTYGAGLAGTFKGEFTKLGGKVVGEGHIDPESTDFGAIVTQVKSSGADVVYYGGEYPAAGPLSKQIKASGANIPLIGGDGIYDKKYVELAGAGAAGDLATSVGAPVESLPSAKDFVANYTKAGYKEPFSAYGGYSYDSAWAIIEAVKATVDANNGKLPADARAKVLAAVQGVSFDGVTGKVSFDEFGDATNKQLTVYKVEGTEWKSVESGTLGG